A genomic region of Candidatus Marimicrobium litorale contains the following coding sequences:
- a CDS encoding phenylacetate--CoA ligase family protein, whose product MSLYTRLVASAIFPLHERLKGHSTLSALRSMEQSQWLPRTDLKAFQLARLRAFLERIGRDVPYYRDLFRDSGFSPADVNALTDLQRLPITGKPDIRENLERMKADNAGPLERFSTGGSSGEPLVFYRGKERVSHDVAAKWRATRWWNVDIGDREIVIWGSPIELGSQDRVRLIRDKLLRTELLSAFEMSEDNLERFIRRIQAFKPRMLFGYPSSLALMARYAAGKGFKMDELGIKVVFVTSESLYPHQRETIESVYGAPVANGYGGRDGGFIAHQCPAGSMHITAEDIVVEIVDSDGNVLPTGQNGEIVITHMAMGDFPFVRYRTGDVGSLSDESCSCGRGLPLLKEIEGRTTDFIMATDGTVIHGLALIYILRELPQVGEFKIVQDALDRITVQLVVTGPLTGEMEAEITAQFRKRLGSTVSVIYDYVEKIPAEASGKFRYVVSHVAH is encoded by the coding sequence ATGAGCCTTTATACCCGTTTGGTAGCCAGTGCGATATTTCCCCTCCACGAGCGTTTGAAGGGCCACAGCACCCTGAGCGCTCTGCGATCCATGGAGCAATCCCAGTGGCTACCCAGAACTGACCTGAAGGCCTTTCAACTCGCTCGGCTTCGAGCTTTCCTCGAACGCATTGGACGAGATGTACCCTACTATCGCGATCTGTTCCGCGATAGTGGATTTAGTCCAGCTGACGTAAATGCCCTCACTGATCTGCAGCGTCTGCCTATCACAGGAAAGCCCGATATCCGCGAGAACCTGGAGCGTATGAAGGCAGATAATGCGGGCCCTTTGGAAAGATTCAGTACCGGTGGTTCAAGTGGGGAGCCTCTGGTGTTCTATCGAGGTAAGGAGCGGGTGAGCCATGACGTAGCCGCGAAGTGGCGCGCCACTCGCTGGTGGAATGTCGATATCGGTGACCGGGAAATTGTGATCTGGGGTTCGCCGATTGAGCTGGGTTCGCAGGATAGGGTTCGGCTGATTCGGGACAAGCTGCTTCGCACCGAACTGCTGTCGGCCTTCGAGATGTCCGAGGATAATCTGGAGCGCTTTATTCGTCGGATTCAGGCGTTCAAGCCACGCATGCTGTTCGGTTACCCATCGTCTTTAGCATTAATGGCGCGGTATGCAGCGGGTAAAGGGTTCAAGATGGATGAACTGGGAATTAAAGTAGTCTTTGTCACCAGCGAAAGTCTTTACCCACATCAGCGGGAGACGATCGAGTCGGTTTATGGTGCTCCTGTCGCCAACGGTTATGGCGGGCGAGACGGCGGTTTTATTGCCCATCAGTGTCCCGCGGGTTCCATGCATATTACGGCAGAGGATATTGTTGTCGAGATTGTGGACAGCGATGGTAATGTGCTCCCAACCGGCCAAAACGGTGAGATCGTGATTACTCATATGGCGATGGGCGACTTTCCCTTTGTGCGCTACCGCACAGGGGATGTCGGCAGCCTGTCCGATGAGTCCTGTTCCTGCGGCCGTGGGCTGCCGCTACTCAAGGAAATTGAAGGCAGAACCACTGACTTTATCATGGCGACAGATGGTACCGTCATTCATGGTCTGGCGTTGATCTATATTCTGCGTGAGTTGCCTCAGGTGGGGGAGTTTAAGATTGTCCAGGACGCCCTTGACAGGATAACGGTACAGCTTGTGGTCACGGGACCTCTAACAGGTGAGATGGAGGCTGAAATCACGGCGCA
- a CDS encoding XrtA system polysaccharide deacetylase, which yields MGAPVVTLDSGRMCNAMTVDVEDYFQVSAFEPHVDRATWDNFPKRVEDNTLRILDLFARHEVRATFFMLGWVAERHPGLVKKIVESGHELASHGWEHIRVNTQTPEAFRDDIERTRSLLQDLSGEPVIGYRAASYSIGTNEAWAWDQLAAAGYEYSSSIVPIRHDLYGIPGAPRFPFSTAGGALLEIPITTVPLAGRNINCGGGGWFRLFPYAFSRWALARVNRLDGESGIFYFHPWEIDPDQPRQQQLGVKTRFRHYLNLDRTYSRLEKLLTDFSWGRMDEIFLTEGGRT from the coding sequence ATGGGTGCCCCGGTTGTAACGCTCGACAGTGGGCGAATGTGCAATGCGATGACCGTAGATGTGGAAGATTATTTTCAGGTCTCCGCTTTCGAGCCGCATGTTGACAGAGCAACCTGGGACAATTTTCCCAAGCGTGTGGAAGATAACACGTTACGTATACTCGATCTCTTCGCTCGCCATGAGGTCAGGGCTACATTTTTCATGCTTGGCTGGGTGGCGGAGCGCCATCCTGGACTTGTTAAAAAAATTGTTGAGTCTGGACACGAGCTAGCCAGCCACGGCTGGGAGCACATACGCGTCAATACTCAGACGCCGGAAGCTTTTAGAGATGATATCGAGCGCACCCGAAGTCTTCTTCAGGACTTGAGCGGTGAGCCAGTGATTGGATACCGGGCGGCTAGTTATTCTATCGGGACGAATGAAGCCTGGGCTTGGGATCAACTGGCAGCAGCGGGGTACGAGTATAGTTCTAGCATCGTGCCGATCCGACATGATCTTTATGGTATACCCGGAGCACCACGTTTCCCTTTTAGCACTGCAGGTGGAGCGCTTCTCGAAATTCCGATTACGACCGTACCCTTGGCTGGACGCAATATTAACTGTGGCGGCGGTGGGTGGTTCCGCTTGTTTCCTTATGCTTTTTCTCGATGGGCGCTTGCGCGAGTCAACCGATTGGATGGAGAGTCAGGTATTTTCTATTTTCACCCATGGGAAATAGACCCTGATCAGCCTCGCCAGCAGCAACTGGGCGTGAAGACGCGTTTTCGTCATTACCTCAACCTGGATCGTACGTATAGTCGATTAGAGAAATTGTTGACCGATTTTTCCTGGGGCCGAATGGATGAAATTTTTCTGACAGAAGGCGGACGGACTTGA
- a CDS encoding FemAB family XrtA/PEP-CTERM system-associated protein → MTLTVKNLDSQLMDSWDDYVRRSDTATFFHLSSWKTVLERAFGHRTHFLCVQENSDIVGILPLAEIKSVLFGHSLASLPFCVYGGVVADNDEVANALRKTASDLSDTLKVGALELRNREVSETGWPVKDLYFTFRKGIDPSDEVNLKAIPNRQRAMVRKGIKEGLVSEWTQSTDRFFRVYAESVKNLGTPVFSRKYLRILKEKFKDDCSVLMITHEGRDVAGVMNFYFRDEVIPYYGGSIAEARHIKGVNHFMYWELMRLSAAQGYRLFDFGRSKAGTGPYSFKKNFGFEPSPLPYEYYLATSDAVPDVNPLNPKYQTMIKIWGKLPLPVANFVGPFLARSLG, encoded by the coding sequence TTGACGTTGACGGTAAAAAACCTTGATAGCCAGCTGATGGATAGCTGGGATGACTACGTGCGCCGTTCTGACACGGCCACATTCTTTCATCTTTCCAGTTGGAAAACAGTTCTCGAACGTGCCTTCGGCCATCGAACGCATTTTTTGTGTGTGCAGGAAAACAGTGACATTGTAGGCATTCTCCCTCTTGCCGAGATCAAGAGTGTGTTGTTCGGACACTCGCTAGCCTCTCTGCCATTTTGCGTATACGGCGGGGTGGTCGCAGACAACGATGAGGTAGCGAATGCGTTGCGCAAAACAGCGTCCGATCTGTCAGACACCCTGAAAGTTGGTGCCCTTGAGTTGCGTAATCGCGAAGTAAGTGAGACCGGGTGGCCGGTGAAAGATCTTTATTTTACGTTTCGCAAAGGGATAGACCCCAGTGATGAGGTGAACCTGAAGGCCATTCCGAATCGTCAGCGCGCGATGGTGCGTAAGGGTATCAAGGAGGGCCTGGTCAGTGAGTGGACCCAGTCAACTGATCGGTTCTTTCGCGTCTATGCCGAAAGTGTGAAGAACCTTGGGACCCCGGTGTTCTCTCGAAAGTATCTGCGCATTCTGAAGGAGAAGTTCAAGGACGACTGCAGTGTCTTGATGATTACGCACGAAGGTCGCGATGTCGCGGGTGTAATGAATTTCTATTTCCGAGATGAGGTGATTCCGTATTACGGCGGTAGCATCGCAGAAGCACGGCATATTAAGGGTGTGAATCATTTTATGTATTGGGAGCTTATGCGCCTCTCCGCTGCACAAGGCTATCGCTTGTTCGACTTTGGTCGCAGTAAGGCGGGTACTGGTCCCTATAGCTTTAAGAAAAACTTCGGCTTTGAACCCAGTCCGCTTCCCTATGAGTACTACCTTGCGACTTCAGACGCGGTGCCAGATGTTAATCCCCTGAACCCAAAGTATCAGACAATGATCAAGATTTGGGGCAAGCTTCCTTTACCGGTGGCGAATTTTGTTGGCCCATTTCTCGCCCGTTCCCTGGGGTAG
- the xrtA gene encoding exosortase A, whose amino-acid sequence MSAESVLGRADARAGMWVVGLFFLALLYVYHATALSMVAIWARSETFAHGFLILPISLWLIYIRWDEIATVRPQPNLFLSALLLPVGLVWLVAALVDVQVLQQLALVAMVIVGTWSVLGIRLGRMLAFPLLFLFFAVPMGQGLVAPMMEYTATSTVWLIEMTGIPVYREGLFFTLPSGRWSVVEACSGVRYIIASVTVGTLYAYLTYRSMWRRALFVLVSAIVPVFANSARAYIIVMLGHLSDMSIATGADHLVYGWVFFGLVVFVLFWLGSFFREDQRAETRGAVAQGQDKSVVTDAAVAIVVAGLVAVAAAAVAPLMATMVVADKGGVQQQSLDFPDAAGDWTSVRGSSWRWLPPSRLAGQRSAFYQRDGVVMGLYVQFDDGLFENAEVVGSSGLFTLEDSWERVLQQGKYNVALPDGSIQVDEAQLRGRGSELLVWSWYLIGSVSTSNNYEAKILQLKTSVGINGPGIYRVVLAMPMVSSLEATREQMQRFFNKHGEALYNGLQP is encoded by the coding sequence ATGTCCGCAGAATCAGTGTTGGGGCGGGCAGATGCACGCGCTGGCATGTGGGTTGTCGGCCTTTTCTTTCTGGCATTGTTGTATGTGTATCACGCTACTGCTCTGTCTATGGTCGCCATCTGGGCGCGCTCTGAAACCTTTGCCCATGGTTTCCTAATTTTACCCATCTCTTTGTGGCTGATATATATTCGGTGGGATGAAATCGCGACTGTGCGCCCGCAACCAAATCTCTTCTTGAGTGCGCTTCTATTGCCTGTGGGGCTCGTTTGGCTAGTGGCTGCGCTAGTCGATGTGCAGGTGCTGCAGCAGCTAGCGCTGGTCGCAATGGTTATTGTAGGAACATGGTCTGTTCTCGGCATTCGCTTGGGGCGTATGTTGGCTTTTCCCTTATTGTTCCTGTTCTTCGCCGTGCCTATGGGGCAGGGTTTGGTCGCGCCCATGATGGAGTATACAGCGACGTCAACAGTTTGGCTGATCGAAATGACAGGCATCCCAGTTTATCGAGAGGGGCTGTTTTTTACACTGCCCTCGGGGCGCTGGTCTGTAGTGGAGGCGTGCAGTGGAGTACGCTACATCATTGCATCAGTAACAGTGGGAACCCTTTACGCGTATCTCACCTACCGCAGTATGTGGCGTCGAGCGCTGTTTGTTCTTGTGTCAGCGATCGTTCCGGTATTCGCCAACAGTGCGCGGGCTTATATTATAGTCATGTTGGGCCATCTAAGTGATATGTCGATAGCAACCGGGGCTGATCATCTGGTATATGGCTGGGTTTTTTTTGGCCTCGTTGTTTTTGTTTTGTTTTGGTTAGGCTCTTTTTTTCGTGAGGATCAGCGGGCTGAGACGCGCGGCGCAGTTGCGCAAGGGCAGGATAAAAGCGTCGTCACTGATGCCGCAGTCGCGATCGTGGTGGCGGGTTTGGTTGCTGTTGCTGCTGCAGCGGTGGCTCCCTTGATGGCGACTATGGTGGTCGCCGACAAAGGAGGTGTGCAACAGCAGTCGTTAGATTTTCCTGACGCAGCGGGGGATTGGACGTCAGTACGTGGGTCATCGTGGCGGTGGTTGCCGCCCTCGCGCCTGGCCGGCCAGCGCTCTGCTTTTTATCAGCGGGACGGTGTGGTGATGGGGCTGTATGTTCAGTTTGACGATGGCCTTTTCGAGAATGCGGAGGTGGTGGGGAGCAGTGGCCTGTTTACACTGGAAGACAGTTGGGAGCGCGTGCTGCAGCAGGGCAAATACAACGTCGCTCTCCCGGACGGTTCGATTCAGGTCGATGAGGCGCAACTGCGGGGGCGCGGTAGTGAATTGCTTGTCTGGTCGTGGTATCTCATTGGCAGTGTTAGCACGTCCAATAATTATGAAGCCAAGATATTGCAGCTGAAAACTAGCGTTGGCATAAACGGTCCCGGCATTTACCGCGTGGTGCTTGCAATGCCGATGGTTTCATCGCTGGAGGCGACGCGAGAGCAGATGCAGCGCTTTTTCAACAAGCATGGCGAGGCACTTTACAACGGTTTGCAGCCATGA
- a CDS encoding TIGR03016 family PEP-CTERM system-associated outer membrane protein gives MEFKESRLCQRMLVLAFGAGVFASSVQAAKWERDIVVAPSLIYTDNVCLTKDDKRSDWTGVALLTPSGTVSVETSKTKARLSGSVTVNTLSDGDLRDDGCTGDSLDDRQKYFPRLLGTMNTILIEDWVKLNVSARADQNRVSSARASSNDGLDRNGNTNTFYRYEISPSTSRKIGRNTKADLRYTYSQVLNSEDSVSDSSRHAVVSSVKGELNPRMTWDVKGRYSNTSYSDDAVNVFTGESVPREDTELKSLSGKLGYQLTRTLQVNGTYGWEWNSFQTFQGNDTGGQAWDLGLRWAPSPRTVVDVGIGDRFFGTTPRVRIRHERQRSTITANYEKVITFQRDLATYGINDPAEGLGSYSSGDPLFSGGGDRFDADGDAVDGIGTDTSINSDGVIIDERMTLTYVYKGRAGTLQMFGSYSQQTREEDGQEADFTDWEISFSPTMSGRYNLVGSVYYEDVKPAGFTTGQDFNNQAKSEQWTYRLNLTYRMSDRMNLTFGYRFVDRQSELRLNEYKENLFLIGFRIFL, from the coding sequence ATGGAGTTTAAAGAGTCTAGATTGTGCCAGCGTATGCTGGTGCTTGCATTCGGCGCCGGTGTCTTTGCCAGCAGCGTACAAGCGGCCAAGTGGGAGCGCGACATAGTCGTGGCACCAAGCCTGATTTATACGGATAACGTGTGTCTTACGAAGGACGATAAACGCAGCGACTGGACGGGTGTTGCTTTGCTAACGCCGTCCGGCACTGTCTCGGTAGAGACAAGCAAAACGAAAGCGCGTTTGAGTGGCTCTGTGACGGTCAATACACTCTCTGACGGCGACCTCAGAGATGACGGTTGTACTGGAGACTCTCTTGATGACAGGCAGAAATATTTTCCTCGCCTGCTGGGTACGATGAATACCATACTGATAGAAGACTGGGTGAAACTTAACGTCAGCGCCCGGGCAGATCAGAACCGGGTCAGTTCCGCCCGGGCCAGCAGTAATGATGGTCTCGATCGCAACGGTAATACAAATACCTTTTATCGGTATGAAATAAGCCCCTCTACCTCGCGTAAAATTGGGCGGAATACAAAAGCGGACTTACGCTATACCTATAGCCAGGTGCTTAATTCAGAGGATTCGGTCAGTGATAGTAGTCGTCACGCCGTCGTATCTTCGGTCAAGGGCGAGTTAAACCCGCGCATGACATGGGATGTGAAGGGCCGTTACAGCAACACGTCATATAGCGATGATGCGGTCAATGTGTTCACAGGAGAGAGCGTGCCCAGGGAAGACACCGAGCTCAAGTCGCTGTCAGGTAAGCTCGGCTATCAACTGACCCGCACCCTGCAGGTCAATGGCACTTACGGTTGGGAATGGAATAGTTTTCAGACTTTTCAGGGCAATGACACGGGCGGTCAAGCCTGGGATTTAGGCTTGCGGTGGGCGCCGTCTCCTCGAACGGTAGTCGATGTTGGCATAGGAGATCGTTTTTTCGGGACTACCCCGCGTGTAAGAATCAGGCACGAGCGTCAGCGTAGTACGATCACCGCTAACTACGAAAAAGTGATTACCTTTCAGCGTGACCTGGCAACCTATGGTATCAACGATCCCGCTGAGGGCCTGGGCAGTTACAGTAGTGGGGATCCACTCTTCAGTGGTGGCGGTGATCGCTTTGACGCCGACGGCGATGCTGTTGATGGCATCGGCACCGATACCAGCATTAACAGCGACGGGGTAATCATTGACGAGCGCATGACGCTTACCTATGTCTACAAGGGACGTGCCGGAACGTTGCAGATGTTTGGCAGCTATTCTCAACAGACTCGGGAAGAAGATGGGCAGGAAGCGGATTTCACCGACTGGGAAATCTCCTTCAGTCCGACGATGTCAGGGCGCTACAACTTGGTCGGATCAGTCTATTATGAAGACGTAAAGCCAGCCGGTTTCACCACTGGTCAGGACTTTAATAACCAAGCTAAATCAGAACAATGGACCTATCGATTGAATCTCACTTACCGCATGAGTGACCGCATGAACTTGACTTTCGGTTATCGCTTTGTCGATCGACAATCAGAGTTGCGTCTCAATGAGTACAAGGAAAATCTCTTTCTAATTGGGTTCAGGATTTTCCTGTAG
- a CDS encoding XrtA/PEP-CTERM system amidotransferase — MCGIAGLFDITGHQAFDRGLLREMNQTQFHRGPDEGGDFLEPGIALAHRRLSIIDLSSGQQPMHSADGAVSLVYNGEIYNFGELAAELKGLGYQFRTRCDTEVILYAWQEWGEACVERFRGMFAFAIYDARRQCVFLARDRLGIKPLFYSLLHDGVVAFGSELKVLKAHPKLPRSLEPRAVEDYFALGYIPEPKTIYRGVYKLRPGHTLLLERGKSMPNQREYWDVPFEPVATGSEADLCEELFARMREAVDIRLVSEVPLGAFLSGGVDSSAVVAAMAQLQSDPVNTCAIGFDVPQFNETDFARQVADRYGTNHLERVVASDDFDLLDTLAALYDEPYADSSAIPTYRVCQLARERVTVALSGDGGDEHFAGYRRYRWHMNEERMRNLLPLGIRKPVFGTLGRLYPKLDWAPRVFRAKTTFESIGRTAVEAYLHSVSLTSDTQRNLMFSDAMQRELQGYRAVETFEHYARRCPADDPLSLIQYLDMKTYLVGDILTKVDRASMAHSLEVRVPLLDHKFIEWVSGLPVNMKLRGQEGKYILKKALEPHLPHDVLYRPKMGFGVPLGKWFRGPLKKRIRESLLEGNLAQSGMFCQSYLEQLVNDHQSGLREYSAPLWALMMFQASMADDDISLA, encoded by the coding sequence ATGTGCGGCATAGCAGGCTTATTTGACATTACTGGACATCAGGCGTTCGACCGTGGCCTGCTAAGGGAGATGAACCAGACCCAGTTTCATCGTGGTCCTGACGAGGGAGGTGACTTTTTAGAGCCGGGTATCGCTCTCGCCCATCGCAGGCTTTCGATTATTGATCTCTCTTCCGGCCAGCAACCCATGCACAGCGCGGATGGCGCGGTCTCTCTTGTATATAACGGTGAAATTTATAACTTCGGTGAACTGGCAGCCGAATTAAAAGGCCTTGGTTATCAGTTTCGTACTCGTTGCGATACAGAAGTGATCCTCTATGCGTGGCAGGAATGGGGTGAGGCTTGTGTGGAGCGTTTCCGTGGCATGTTCGCCTTCGCGATTTACGATGCCAGACGTCAATGTGTCTTTCTTGCCAGAGATCGTCTTGGCATAAAGCCTTTGTTCTACTCGCTGTTGCATGATGGCGTGGTAGCCTTTGGTTCGGAACTCAAGGTGCTTAAGGCGCACCCTAAGCTGCCCCGTTCATTGGAGCCACGAGCAGTTGAGGATTATTTTGCGCTAGGCTACATCCCGGAGCCGAAGACTATTTATCGGGGCGTCTACAAGTTGCGCCCCGGTCATACCTTACTGCTGGAACGCGGTAAGTCCATGCCCAATCAGCGGGAGTACTGGGACGTGCCGTTTGAGCCAGTGGCAACGGGCAGCGAGGCGGATTTATGCGAGGAACTGTTCGCCCGTATGCGCGAAGCGGTGGATATTCGGCTTGTGTCGGAAGTCCCCCTCGGTGCTTTCCTGTCGGGTGGTGTGGATTCCAGTGCGGTGGTCGCTGCGATGGCGCAACTTCAAAGTGATCCGGTAAACACCTGCGCCATTGGCTTTGATGTGCCTCAGTTCAACGAGACAGATTTTGCTCGCCAGGTAGCTGATCGTTACGGTACTAATCACCTCGAGCGAGTGGTCGCCAGCGATGATTTTGATTTGCTTGATACGCTCGCAGCCCTATACGATGAGCCCTACGCTGACAGTTCTGCGATTCCTACCTATCGGGTATGCCAGCTCGCGAGAGAACGTGTGACCGTTGCCCTTTCTGGCGACGGTGGCGACGAACACTTTGCTGGCTATCGGCGCTATCGCTGGCACATGAACGAAGAGCGAATGCGTAATCTTTTGCCTCTAGGGATTCGTAAGCCCGTGTTCGGCACTTTGGGACGCCTCTATCCAAAACTGGATTGGGCGCCACGAGTTTTTCGCGCCAAGACCACTTTTGAGTCTATCGGTCGCACTGCGGTAGAGGCCTATCTGCATTCAGTTTCTTTGACCTCTGACACGCAGCGTAACCTGATGTTCAGCGATGCGATGCAGCGCGAATTGCAGGGGTATCGAGCGGTAGAAACTTTTGAACACTACGCGCGCCGTTGTCCCGCTGATGATCCGCTGTCACTCATACAATATCTGGATATGAAAACTTATCTGGTCGGCGATATCCTGACCAAGGTGGATCGTGCCAGTATGGCCCACTCGCTCGAGGTCAGGGTGCCTCTGCTTGATCACAAGTTTATCGAATGGGTTTCTGGATTGCCGGTGAATATGAAGTTACGCGGGCAGGAAGGTAAGTATATTCTGAAGAAGGCCCTGGAGCCTCACTTGCCCCACGATGTGCTGTATCGACCCAAGATGGGGTTTGGGGTCCCGCTAGGCAAATGGTTCCGTGGCCCTCTCAAGAAACGGATACGTGAGTCCCTGCTGGAGGGGAATCTCGCGCAATCCGGCATGTTTTGCCAGAGCTACCTGGAACAACTGGTCAATGATCACCAGTCCGGTTTGCGAGAGTACAGCGCACCGCTTTGGGCTCTGATGATGTTCCAGGCGTCTATGGCTGACGACGATATCTCGCTGGCATGA
- the wecB gene encoding non-hydrolyzing UDP-N-acetylglucosamine 2-epimerase — MGGESGSKRVLCVVGARPNFMKIAPIMRAFAGSSSSLNATLVHTGQHYDVAMKHAFFDQLHIPEPDVDLGVGSGTHAQQTAEIMKRFEPVLDDVHPCAVLVVGDVNSTIACALVAVKKGIPVVHVEAGLRSGDRGMPEEINRILTDQLSDLLFLTEDSAKNNLAKEGIAGEKIHFVGNVMIDTLLHNLADAIPAKTSLSSMQLDSALCEKGRYGVVTLHRPSNVDDPAVLRGLLEVLARVSERTPLLFPIHPRTEACIESAGLHAILEKAAITAIPPQGYLEMLGLMKDAQVVLTDSGGIQEETTALGVPCITLRDNTERPITVEQGTNTIVGTDHAKIMACYEDVVLTGGKVGRVPDLWDGNAASRIVQIMHQWASG; from the coding sequence ATGGGCGGCGAGTCAGGGTCAAAGCGAGTTCTCTGTGTGGTGGGCGCTCGGCCAAATTTCATGAAAATTGCGCCTATTATGCGCGCCTTCGCGGGGTCCTCATCCAGTCTGAATGCCACTTTGGTGCATACTGGCCAGCACTACGACGTGGCTATGAAACATGCGTTTTTCGATCAGCTGCATATTCCTGAACCTGATGTAGATCTTGGGGTCGGGTCGGGCACTCACGCTCAGCAAACCGCAGAAATAATGAAACGATTCGAGCCTGTGCTGGATGACGTGCATCCCTGTGCGGTACTGGTGGTGGGAGACGTAAACTCGACTATTGCTTGTGCGCTTGTAGCGGTGAAGAAAGGCATTCCTGTTGTCCACGTGGAGGCGGGTTTGCGCAGTGGCGATCGTGGCATGCCGGAGGAAATTAATCGGATATTGACCGATCAATTATCCGATTTACTCTTTCTTACGGAGGATAGTGCGAAGAATAATCTGGCCAAAGAGGGGATTGCCGGTGAAAAGATTCACTTTGTCGGAAACGTCATGATCGATACCCTGTTACATAACCTCGCCGATGCGATTCCTGCAAAAACATCATTATCAAGCATGCAGCTTGACAGTGCACTCTGTGAAAAAGGGCGTTATGGCGTTGTCACTCTGCACCGTCCGTCGAACGTCGATGACCCCGCGGTGCTGCGTGGTCTGTTGGAAGTGCTTGCTCGCGTTAGTGAGCGCACGCCCTTGTTGTTTCCGATTCATCCTCGCACCGAGGCTTGCATCGAATCGGCAGGACTCCACGCAATACTTGAGAAAGCCGCGATAACCGCAATCCCTCCCCAGGGTTATCTGGAAATGCTTGGCCTGATGAAAGATGCGCAGGTAGTACTTACCGACTCAGGGGGTATACAGGAGGAAACCACCGCACTTGGCGTGCCCTGCATAACACTGCGTGACAACACAGAGCGGCCGATTACCGTTGAGCAGGGGACCAATACGATCGTAGGCACAGATCACGCCAAGATCATGGCCTGCTACGAGGACGTCGTGTTGACAGGTGGAAAAGTGGGTAGGGTGCCTGACCTTTGGGATGGGAACGCAGCCTCGCGCATAGTCCAGATTATGCACCAGTGGGCATCGGGATAA
- a CDS encoding TIGR03088 family PEP-CTERM/XrtA system glycosyltransferase: MSTDSESSPLIAHIIYTLSTGGMENGLVNIINRMPAGKYRHVIICLTEADNFARRITADGVEIIELHMREGHDFDCYRRLRKCLKQLRPDIVHSRNLAALEAQLFTLGLSGVKRVHGEHGREIFDLDGSNWKYLALRKLMRLFIDRYIAVSRDLEHWLAASVGVPSERILQIYNGVDHKRFAPDAVKPLALLPKSWQALDGMLIVGTVGRLTPVKDQQILLRAMASLRAKHPELGERLRMILVGGGPLRADIERLSAQLGLQEVVWLTGDRADVPELLKLMDVYLLPSLGEGISNTVLEAMASGCPIIATEVGGNVELVEDGLTGALVPVGDQGALEEAMLALLGNERARREQGSNARQKVCRDFDWERTVASYMSVYDVVL; encoded by the coding sequence ATGAGCACTGATTCAGAGTCCAGCCCGCTGATTGCCCATATTATTTATACGCTGTCTACTGGAGGTATGGAGAACGGGCTGGTGAATATCATTAACCGGATGCCAGCCGGGAAGTACCGCCACGTGATTATTTGCCTCACCGAAGCGGATAATTTTGCCCGGCGTATCACCGCCGATGGTGTGGAGATTATCGAATTACATATGCGTGAAGGTCACGATTTTGATTGTTACCGCAGGCTGCGAAAATGTCTCAAGCAGCTTCGCCCTGATATTGTTCATAGCCGTAATCTCGCTGCGCTTGAGGCTCAGTTGTTTACACTTGGTTTGAGTGGGGTGAAACGGGTACACGGCGAGCACGGCAGAGAGATTTTTGACCTGGACGGCAGCAACTGGAAGTACCTCGCGCTGAGAAAGCTGATGCGTCTGTTTATCGATCGCTACATTGCTGTAAGCCGCGATCTGGAGCATTGGTTAGCGGCATCAGTGGGGGTTCCTTCCGAACGCATTCTGCAGATATACAATGGCGTTGATCACAAGCGTTTCGCGCCGGATGCGGTCAAGCCCTTGGCATTATTGCCCAAGTCTTGGCAGGCACTAGATGGTATGTTGATTGTAGGCACTGTGGGTCGACTGACCCCCGTTAAGGATCAGCAGATTCTGCTTCGCGCGATGGCGTCGCTTCGAGCCAAGCACCCTGAATTGGGTGAGCGTTTGCGTATGATATTGGTTGGAGGTGGTCCTTTGCGGGCTGATATCGAGCGTCTGTCGGCCCAGTTGGGCTTGCAGGAGGTTGTCTGGTTGACGGGTGATCGCGCCGATGTGCCAGAGCTGCTCAAGTTGATGGATGTATATCTGTTGCCGTCGCTGGGAGAGGGTATTTCGAATACGGTTCTTGAAGCGATGGCCAGTGGTTGCCCGATTATAGCCACGGAGGTGGGCGGTAACGTAGAACTGGTTGAGGATGGTTTAACGGGAGCCTTGGTGCCTGTAGGTGATCAGGGCGCACTGGAAGAGGCTATGCTGGCCTTGCTGGGTAATGAACGCGCCCGCCGGGAGCAGGGGTCCAACGCTCGCCAAAAGGTATGCAGGGATTTTGATTGGGAGCGCACCGTAGCATCCTATATGAGTGTTTATGATGTGGTGTTGTAG